The DNA window CTATCATCTAACTTTGTTAACATAGTTCTACgtaacgtcgcgtcgtcgtggCATTAAATCTAATTAGTGCTATACCTTAACATCAGCCTTCTCATTATTAGTTTCTTCATCACGACTCTTTCGAACCGAAATTCAATCGAAAATTAGGAcaggggacccaattactgtgcctatattaattatacttattttgaaagcctaatgaatattaaaaaagagatacatagcatatatatgtatatatatattaactgattttaatgaaaaaaatttaatatctttgttttaaatatttattatgctttaaaaataagtaattggtacccccacagttaTTGGGTCCCTCACAATTAATTACAAGGGCCCCttataattaacattttctCTTGAAATTTTTTGACATCGAGTTCACGCTGCTAATTATTTCAGTAACAATATTAttggaacaataaaaattcggATGATTTTGTGGTTTTCAAAAACTATGAGAGGTCGCAATGCAATGTGATTTGTGATATTATGTTCCAATAgttactatttaaaaaaaaaaattacgttatgattgaaaatattagaataatgGAATTAAAGTTTCGATTTGGACATGTGTCAATTTCGGTACGATCGgttgaaatataaaaaatgtagTTTAACGAATAATACCAACAAATCGAATCCATTGTAGATGGATTTCCCACAGTGTTTTCACGTGTGATTTGCTTCGAACAATTTTGTATCGTACATTCACTTCCTTTCTATTCCTCAACTTCGATGTAACATTGCCGTTAAACGAAGGCAATATTAAATATGCGAAATATCTGGTCTGAGAATAATATATGCAACTATCGCGGTACCCCTGAGCATTCGAAGTCGATTTCTTGGAAATATCTTGTTCGCTACATACTTCAGCGAATTGCTTGTTTACTTAATCCTGCAGAGAATTCTTTATTCACTTCGTACTTGTTCAGATCATACTACAGAGAATTCCTTATTCAGTTTATACTACAGTGAACTTCTTATTTACTTCATACTAGCTTGGAATATTGCATTTTTTGAGTAGAACGTTCTACGTAATTTTCCAAAATATCCTGCAAATTATTTAGAGCATAATTAAAGGAAGTAACATATTTTCTAGTTATTTCAAattgttttgttttattatttaaagaTGCGAAGATTTCGATAACTTTCCTTCAGTGTTTcacttttcgaaatattttagaGGATGTAACTTTAACGATTacaattttgtaatatattttagaAGATGTAAATTAAAGcatataaattaaattgatgTAAAACATATATTGTAACCGGACCACGATAAGATAAAATCTATAAAATAGTTTTTCTCTCTAATTCTTTTAACTTTCACAATATACTCTATTTCATTTGCGTACTTTTTTTGCAAATACATTTTCAGTAACCACCTTAAATAGAACAGCTTGTATATGTTTCAAATTCCTCTTGTACGAAGGAATGCATGCATACAGGTTCTTCCATATCTTTCGTTCAAtcatgactagactgcgaatctttacgaGCTTAAGGCATATGCAAATTTCTAAAAtactataataaataatacagaataaaataataaagagTATGGACATTTACGCAAAGACGTGAAGATTCACAATCTAAGTAGATGCATTAATATTCACATTTTAGTTcactaatattaattaattaatattattagttAATTAGTATTTCTGCATTTCTATATGAGAACATGGCATTTTGAGAGTTTGTATTTTCTTTGCAATAACCACACGTTTGTTTCTTTCAGTATCCAATAGTGGTCGACGATTATGGTCACAATGACTATCGAAATTACGATCAACCATACACGAAATACAATCAACCATACGCGAAACAGAATGAACCGTACGCAAAATACGTTGAACCCAACGCGAGAGACGAACAACCGTACGCAAAATACGAGCAACCCTACGCGCAACACGAGCAACCCTACGCGCAACACGAGCAACCCTACTCGAAAAACAATCTGCCATACTCGAAATTCGATCGTCCGATTATCGTGAAGGCGATCAAGAAACCAAAAGACCAGCAAGACTTTAGTAAAATCCCTGGTACTCCCGGTGTGGACTTTCCTTTGTATCACACTATACCGCGGACAAGTTTTTCCTGCGCCTACGTTCCATTCGCACCAGGAATGTACGCGAACGTGGAAACCGGTTGCCAGGTAATCCACTTCGTTCTAATTAGCTTTATCAATTATTTATGTAAACTCTAGCAAAAGTTCGACGAGAGATTACGCTCATCGGGAAAATTATGTCGAATCACGCGACTCCTATTTTTCTTCCCGATGACGTCGTTCTTCTATGAAGTTGGAGAAACGTCGGCCattcattaaattttaattacttttttcccCCCGGCACAATCTCATTGAGATCTTAATTGATCACGTTGGTAGAACAGGATTGATAAAAACTGTTGGAAGATCGTGCACATATTTTAtgttttgaataaattgaaaatataaaacgaatttgatttttgcgaatattattattaaattgcaGATTTTTGTAAAGTTTGTAATAATTAGAGACGagtgaaaatttgttttttttttatcttggGAGTTGCACTATGTTCTAGAGAAGACAAAATCTAATTATGGTTTTGGATTAATGTCTTCCAATTTATGGTGTTTCGCACGATGCATTGTGGGAGAAATTCGCAGTGCAAACATCACTGTTGTCTACAGTTAGTAAGGAAAGTTTCCAGTCGATAATGCAGTCGAACGTTTCCCTGGATAAAGTTCTTTCCTCCAGTTCAACGATGCACTTGCAATATGCAATTAAACTTTTGGTTGAGAAATTTGATAAAGAATGAATAATAGAAATCTTTGTTACTGCAGATTATTCTTAAAATCCATCAACGTGCATTCAGTTCAGCTTTGTAGCAAATAATAATATACAGAGTGGTCCAAGTAACTTGCACACCTGTGCGCGAAggagtttcggagatttcaaggtcaccttgatttctctAAATATAAAAATCTACCTTTTGTATCATGAAATGTAGTATGTtaagaataaatattgtatgcTTACTTCATAGGTTTATCACATTTGCCACGATGGCCGCGAAGGTCATCAGGGTGCGTCCTTCCTTTGCCctaatgggactatttttagtCAAAGAGAATTCTCCTGTGATTGGTGGTACAACGTGAAGTGTGCTGAGGCTATAGCGTTGTACAGGTATactgttactattattattaatattattatcacTATTGCAATGTCACAATAATAATGGCTTACCTTCAGATGCAAGACTTTGAAGTATCTgcataataatattgaaatgaaacTTCATATGAATTTAATTCATATATTACAATAATTCGATTATTGTTGTATTTATGTTGTATTTTATTACTAGGTATCATAACTTATTATTTCTTAATCACAAAGATGTTATTAAGTATCAAACTATTTGTCACTTATATTATCATTTTATTGATTCCAGCTTAAATTTGGATCCAGAAAAGAATCCTTATTTgccaaagaagaagaaggaggagccGCAGAAAAACATGAGGATTGTCGTGCTTTAAATTCGTTAACTTCCGCTCCAAACTGTGAGATCTACTTTTAACATGAACTATTGAATCGTTGTTTGTCAGCGTTCCAAAAATGTAAGACCGTCTGGAGCGTACACGCTCttcgaacaaataaaaatcgaaaagtttGGCAAATTAGAATCTCGTTCTTGAGATAGACGCAACGTTGTTCCATATTTTTGGAACGCCCTAACTATCACAGTAGTTCAAATGCATTTCTCGTTCTGAATTCGTTCATGTCATTCTTAGGGCtgttaagaaaaatgaaaactaTGAAAATGTACAAGAAGAAACTATTAAGTAATTATCAAGAAGCTCAAAGTCGAATTAAAGATGATATATgcacagaataaaatttttatacttttcgcgTGGATCGCTtgcaaatgaattttatttgacaggttatttattaatattatgtGTTTACGTGCTTAATATTATGTGCTCAGTATATTGTGACCAAACTTACTAAGGCATTCGAAGGGGATTACAGCCATGTATATGTAAATGTTAACTTGTACATATAAAGATTTTTATGATTAATATACGGTTGTTATGGGAGCTTAAAATAAAATCACATGGGCATCATGACATGGTCGGGGAATTGTACCGATATCGTTAGCAAAAATTCACAATAGCAGTGACAACTATTATTAAGTTATGCTGCGTATATAGtctgtatatattttaaaaataaaatatttgaggGTGCTTATAATACATTTTCAGAAGTTTACAAGAGTATTGAGAATATCATGATATTTGGTTAATACCTTTGTAAATGTGTATGACTGGAACAACTTTTTTCCTCAATATTTAAAGTCAGgtaataaagaaatattaagaTTAATATGTTATCCTAATATTGAACTATGAAATATGACACTAGTAAATATTGGAGTAATAGTAGAAGATCTATCAGAATTGCACTGTTATAAATCACTTTACACCATCATTCGTGTTGGTTTAAATATTTTGGTTACTCGGTAAATTacgttattatttaaataactgcTACCATCTTTACAGCTCTTTAGTACGTTTGAACATGTAATTTATTGATCTTGTCGTTTACATTGTACCGTACTCCACCATTCACAACGTTTTTTCACTTCACTAAACGCTGTACCTGCAGGACACAGGGTTGCAATTTTCGACCAACCGGAGCAGTTGTAAAAAACctgaaattaaacaaattagaaTCACaagtattacaaaatttgaCAGCAATTTAATTAACGCATTATTGCTCAAACATTTGTCATGTTTTCTCCACGAAGCActaaacgaaaaaatatttattataacattaaATGTTATATGTAAAATCTATTACATTTTAATATAGTGTACACTGTATGTTGATGAACTTACCTGGCAATAAGTTTCAATATCGGCGACTAAACCCCTTCTGCCATTACACGCGAAATTAGTCTCCGGAATGGTAGTAAGATTAGTATACCGAGAAATTGTACTGTCAACGATAAATCGAACATTCTGATAGGCTGTTGCCTGCGAATGACTACCGATATTCCTCGATTCTTGTTTCCTAACTTTCGGATGAGTGTTTTGGTTTGACTTCATCGGATGAGCATGCACGTGCCTCGATGATCGTTCGTGGAACTTGTTCAGGAATCCTTGATAGTCGGTTATAATCTGCACATAAATAATGCAGCATTCTATAAATATCCTCAATATACAACTTTCTCCTCAAATATTAATCATTCAGCAGCTATCGAAGAAATCACATTTTGATACTTGAACAGTAAATAACACTAACCAAATCATTCCACTAATACAATTACTAATGTATCAGTGTCATACTAACAGATAAACAACTCTTTAACCGCATCTCTAGCTTCTAAATTTTTGCCTATTTAATTACTCGCAGTATTTATTTTCTAACAAAGGCGAAGCAATTTAATATTCAAAATTGAAATGGCGCAGGAAACTCCATAATCTActctacaaaaaatatataactcatggaattttgattattttcactAAACAAAAATAACTTGTGTGAATCAAATACCCgtgaatatgtgtgcaaaatcctacgACAAAAAGTTGAATggttcttctgaaaaaaattgctaaactGTACAGAAACACTACATAGACACTAGTTTCTTCTTTTGATCATTTTATACAATAGAATCGGAAACAATAGAACAGTATTTCCAAATTCTTGAAATGTGTTCAatatcttaacactaaacctaccacggccggtcaaattgaccttttcaaacttctgcgtacaatttcgtacatacaacattatcacatcgctatttatctttacgactttccttaaagtatgtatacaatgtatttttcagtatttatttctcgttttatttttttccccaagaaatatatgtatcttgtcctacctactgcggccggtcaatttgaccgcacgagataatatggtatttactcttctaaacctacacaatcagtataaaagaaaggttaCTCTAAATGTGGGCATGGCCAACTTAAACTAAATGCCGCCTTATTGAGTGAGACGCTACCAAattacgcacgtgcctggttgataatactgtttataattttgtaaatcgaggagagagtatcgcagtattttttaaataattgcaattatataaaaataaattttgtatcgtcattttacggaagttgttcatctactaattcattcagcaacaaattgattattatctacgtttaatgtattaacaataacattttttaaccccttcccgtattttaacgagtctggctcgtgatgaagattttggcacaaacgtaaacatcacgagtaggaCTCGTGGAGTGAAAATctgccaaacgtaaacatcacgagtcacaGATGTCACAGGTATTTAATTTCGGCTCGTATTGTGATTATTCCCGAGCctcactctggtctgtttaccgtTGACCCCTACCacttgggcccggatttcgtcgaggtaaatagcacgggaaggggttaaggatctgtcattttgaccacgcacggtaggaacaggtatacaagaagtgtcggtaggtttataATTAatgtactcatttttgtcacaagcgCATAAAGTCCGTTGTCTAGCGATATaacaaaagaaaattgataGGGACGTTATTCTCTATTGTCCCCTGTGACATAAATGGGTTAACGACCGAATTTCTCGGTCAGAGAAACTCGGATTGTGCTCGCTCaaggagaaagagaaataaaaataaaaatacacgtCCGACGGCGTGGTAATCTTTTTGATGCATCGGCGGGAGCACGCGAGGTGATGCAAGTTGCATCACGCGGTACTGTTACCGGCGTGACAGATGCTCACGGGGCCTCTCGGATGAATTCCACGAGGAAAGGAAAAGGCGTAGCGGCGCAGAACGCTTCTATCGGTGTTCTGCGTGCGATCTGCATACTGCGAGTGCAAGCGAGCGTGCAGTAGCAAGTGCACTCCCGGGCACACTTTCATTCGCGTCCTGAGAACAGCAAGACTGGACGAGACCTATCTTTTCTCACAGTCGGTAATCCTAGAAAATTGCGGTCCGCGCAAAAGGACCGGGCAAACTGGAGTCTCGTGTGTCGACACGCGTTTTTCTTGCACAGCCTGTGGTCTTCCACGCGCGGCCGTTCAGACACAGCCGTATCATTTAATATTCTCTCGTAGCCGCTACACAACCTTGCATTTTCCACGGATGTTTATCGCGGTCAACACTTCGAAATTCGCGGGACCGTTCGGATGCGGGGTTTCATGACTTT is part of the Halictus rubicundus isolate RS-2024b chromosome 3, iyHalRubi1_principal, whole genome shotgun sequence genome and encodes:
- the LOC143352260 gene encoding uncharacterized protein LOC143352260 → MSGHCCNFAVLLMAIFLVIAYTTPLQYPIVVDDYGHNDYRNYDQPYTKYNQPYAKQNEPYAKYVEPNARDEQPYAKYEQPYAQHEQPYAQHEQPYSKNNLPYSKFDRPIIVKAIKKPKDQQDFSKIPGTPGVDFPLYHTIPRTSFSCAYVPFAPGMYANVETGCQVYHICHDGREGHQGASFLCPNGTIFSQREFSCDWWYNVKCAEAIALYSLNLDPEKNPYLPKKKKEEPQKNMRIVVL